In a genomic window of Pseudomonadota bacterium:
- the trmD gene encoding tRNA (guanosine(37)-N1)-methyltransferase TrmD, whose translation MRIGVITLFPEMIEALRLGGITARALERGLVDLVCWNPRDYTTDRHRTVDDRPYGGGPGMVMKVEPLRQAISAARAAAPAGSPVIYLTPQGRRLDQAGVQELAGLPGVILLAGRYEGVDERIVENDVDAEWSIGDYVLSGGELAAMALIDAVTRLQPGALGDADSAMQDSYMDGLLDYPHYTRPEQIAGQHVPEVLLSGDHAAISSWRKMQALGRTELRRPDLLERLQLTEEQRALLEQFRQENADRGISD comes from the coding sequence ATGCGGATTGGCGTCATCACGCTGTTTCCGGAGATGATTGAAGCTCTGCGGCTGGGTGGCATCACAGCGCGGGCGCTCGAGCGTGGCCTGGTTGATTTGGTGTGCTGGAATCCGCGCGATTACACAACGGATCGGCACCGAACCGTGGACGATCGGCCATACGGCGGCGGTCCGGGGATGGTGATGAAGGTCGAGCCGCTGCGGCAGGCGATCAGCGCCGCGCGCGCCGCGGCACCAGCGGGCAGTCCGGTGATCTACCTGACACCACAGGGGCGCCGGCTCGATCAGGCCGGAGTACAGGAATTGGCAGGCTTGCCAGGGGTGATTCTTCTGGCGGGACGCTACGAAGGGGTCGATGAGCGCATCGTCGAGAACGATGTCGATGCGGAGTGGTCGATCGGCGATTATGTTTTGAGCGGTGGCGAACTCGCCGCGATGGCGCTGATCGATGCAGTTACCCGCCTGCAGCCGGGGGCGCTGGGCGACGCCGATTCCGCCATGCAGGATTCGTACATGGACGGGTTGCTCGATTATCCGCATTACACCCGTCCGGAACAGATCGCCGGGCAACATGTGCCCGAGGTGCTACTTTCCGGCGATCACGCCGCCATTTCCAGCTGGCGCAAGATGCAGGCGCTGGGGCGGACGGAGTTGCGACGACCGGATCTTCTCGAGCGGTTGCAGCTAACGGAAGAACAGCGGGCTCTGTTGGAACAATTCCGGCAGGAGAACGCAGATCGTGGGATATCAGATTGA
- a CDS encoding 50S ribosomal protein L19: MSNIIDQINAEQMNKEFPEFGPGDTVVVRVKVKEGSNERLQDFEGVVIAKRNRGLNSSFTVRKISHGEGVERVFPTYSPNVQEVKVKRRGDVRRAKLYYLRDLRGKAARIKEKL, from the coding sequence ATGAGCAACATCATCGACCAGATCAATGCCGAACAGATGAACAAGGAATTCCCGGAGTTCGGACCGGGAGACACTGTAGTGGTGCGTGTTAAGGTGAAAGAGGGCAGCAACGAACGTTTGCAGGACTTTGAAGGTGTGGTCATCGCCAAACGCAATCGCGGCCTCAACTCCTCGTTCACCGTGCGCAAAATCAGCCATGGTGAAGGTGTTGAACGCGTCTTCCCCACCTACAGTCCGAACGTTCAGGAAGTGAAGGTCAAGCGCCGTGGTGACGTGCGCCGCGCCAAGCTTTACTACCTGCGCGACCTGCGCGGTAAGGCGGCGCGCATCAAGGAAAAGCTCTAA